The sequence TTCGCCTACCAGGTCTCCGGCGAATACGCGATGATCGCAGCCGCCGCCAATAACGGCTGGCTCGACGGCGAGCGCGCCATGATGGAAAGCCTGCTCGCCTTCAAGCGCGCCGGCGCCGACGGCGTGCTGAGCTATTTCGCGCCGAAGGCCGCGGAGAAGCTGCGGGCGCAGGGGTAGGTTCGCACTGCATGCTCAGTGTCGTCCCGCCGCCGAATCGCCGGAATATTTTCGCTTGTTGATCCCAGCGCCCTTGGCATGCGGACAGCCTGTTCCCATGTCCTGCTCGGGGGTTCGCTGGGAGAGAACGGACATGTCCGACGCAGGCAATTCAGGCACTTGGCGCAACGAGGGTGGGATGCAACCGCATGCCTACGACCCCTATCTGCACCCGGAGCTGTTCCGCGGTGTCGCGACGCGGCGGGTCTTTGCCTTCCTGATCGATATGATCGTGATCTCCGTGCCTGTCATCCTCGGCTACATCTTCATCGCCCTGTTCGGCGTGGTCACGCTCGGCATCGGCTGGGCGCTGTTCTGGATCGCCTGGCCGGCCTCGGTGATCTGGGCCATCGTCTATTACGGCGCCAGCATCGGCGGCCCTTCATCGGCGACGGTGGGCATGCGTGTGATGGACCTGGAACTGCGCACCTGGTACGGCGCACCCGGCTATTTCGTGCTCGGTGCCACCCATGCAGTGCTGTTCTGGGTGACGGTCTCGTTCCTGACGCCCTTCGTGGTGCTGGTCGGCCCGTTCAACGGCCGTCGTCGCCTGCTGCACGATTTCGTCCTGGGAACGGTCGTGATCAACAATTCGGTTCGTCTCCCCGCGCCCCAGGCCGCAAGGACGTACTGAGAACCTGCTGGTCAACAACCTATCAACCTGGACCTACTAAGCTGACTGATCTGATCTGCCGAGCAGGACAATTGACCGTGGGCCTCTGGAGCGCGATGCTAAACCACACTTCGGAGGCCCACGACGTCCCTTGACCCAGCACTCGCGCGACACCCCACAATTTTACCTTACGGCGCCCTCCCCCTGCCCCTATCTGCCGGGCCGGCATGAGCGCAAGGTGTTCACGCACCTCGTGGGGGAGCGCGCCGGTGATCTCAACGACCTCCTGACCCATGGCGGGTTCCGCCGCAGCCAATCGATCGCCTATCGGCCCGCCTGCGACCAATGCCGCGCCTGCGTCTCGGTCCGCGTGGTCGCCAACGAGTTCCGGCCATCCCGCAACTTCCGCAAGGTGATGGCGCGCAACGCCGACATCATAGGCGAGCAGCGCAGCGCGGTGCCGACCTCCGAGCAATACTCCGTTTTCCGCGCCTATCTCGACGCCCGCCACCGCCACGGCGGCATGGCCGACATGACTGTGCTCGACTACGCCATGATGGTGGAGGACAGCCACGTCGAGACCCGCATCATCGAGTACCGCAAGCGCGGCCCCGA comes from Bradyrhizobium sp. CCGE-LA001 and encodes:
- a CDS encoding RDD family protein; this translates as MSDAGNSGTWRNEGGMQPHAYDPYLHPELFRGVATRRVFAFLIDMIVISVPVILGYIFIALFGVVTLGIGWALFWIAWPASVIWAIVYYGASIGGPSSATVGMRVMDLELRTWYGAPGYFVLGATHAVLFWVTVSFLTPFVVLVGPFNGRRRLLHDFVLGTVVINNSVRLPAPQAARTY
- a CDS encoding arginyltransferase; this encodes MTQHSRDTPQFYLTAPSPCPYLPGRHERKVFTHLVGERAGDLNDLLTHGGFRRSQSIAYRPACDQCRACVSVRVVANEFRPSRNFRKVMARNADIIGEQRSAVPTSEQYSVFRAYLDARHRHGGMADMTVLDYAMMVEDSHVETRIIEYRKRGPDSGITGRGEELIAVALTDVLSDGLSMVYSFFEPSEVSRSMGTFMILDHIARARRQGLPYVYLGYWIEGSKKMDYKARFLPQQRLAPSGWLRIDAQGDMASEPQD